From Mucilaginibacter rubeus, a single genomic window includes:
- a CDS encoding SUMF1/EgtB/PvdO family nonheme iron enzyme has translation MRSSVPITGLLLLMLSACQPSIYNTPKTRAVSVKRLIPPQGMVYIPSGTFMYKMLNDDKAEQRKVSVSAFFIDKTEVTNKQYQAFVNWVADSVAITDYLHDDSFFMPATGATVGSAGKEQRLIDWSKVNKISPLWKKAPPEVKEKLAPMMTMINGVRVPNPELVVYRFYYIRMDGVKNNEYMMDTVSVYPHESVWSADFPNAQMTVMDANYFTNKIYEYNPVVGVTWKQARAYADWRGTQLRLMIRNNPNLRNFKLSFSLPTEAQWQFAAEAKLSPNDTTDHTVKTTVDKATGKEQLSLNFKQGEGSYASDGSTFTLPVTSYTPNAFGIYNMAGNVSEWTLDAYSPSSSQLVNDLNPALLYDATSKDAMLMRRKVVRGGSWKDNGEMLNTDTRSFDDQEAAHSYIGFRCVMAAFELTGEQVKTRKYTKK, from the coding sequence ATGAGATCGTCTGTTCCAATAACAGGATTGCTGCTGCTGATGCTCAGCGCCTGCCAGCCAAGTATTTATAATACGCCCAAAACACGCGCTGTTTCTGTAAAACGGCTTATTCCGCCGCAGGGAATGGTTTACATTCCGTCAGGAACGTTCATGTACAAAATGCTGAACGATGACAAAGCCGAACAGCGAAAGGTAAGCGTTAGCGCCTTTTTTATCGACAAAACCGAAGTAACCAACAAGCAGTACCAGGCTTTTGTAAACTGGGTTGCTGATTCTGTAGCTATTACCGACTATCTCCACGACGACTCCTTTTTTATGCCCGCAACCGGCGCAACCGTTGGTAGCGCAGGCAAAGAACAAAGGCTGATAGACTGGAGCAAGGTTAACAAGATTTCCCCCCTCTGGAAAAAGGCTCCGCCCGAAGTTAAAGAGAAACTGGCACCGATGATGACTATGATTAACGGCGTGCGGGTGCCCAATCCGGAACTTGTTGTTTACCGGTTTTACTACATCAGGATGGATGGCGTAAAAAATAATGAGTACATGATGGATACCGTAAGTGTTTATCCGCATGAATCGGTATGGTCGGCAGATTTTCCTAATGCGCAGATGACCGTGATGGATGCCAATTACTTTACCAACAAAATTTACGAGTACAACCCGGTTGTTGGGGTAACCTGGAAACAGGCCCGGGCTTATGCCGATTGGCGCGGTACACAGCTCAGGCTTATGATCAGGAACAATCCTAACCTGCGCAACTTTAAACTTAGCTTTAGTTTACCAACCGAGGCACAATGGCAATTTGCTGCCGAAGCAAAGCTTAGTCCCAACGATACTACCGATCATACGGTAAAAACCACGGTTGATAAGGCTACCGGTAAAGAACAGCTTTCGCTTAACTTTAAACAGGGCGAGGGCAGCTATGCCAGTGATGGATCTACCTTTACACTTCCTGTAACCTCATATACGCCCAACGCCTTCGGAATTTATAACATGGCCGGCAACGTATCTGAATGGACGCTTGACGCTTACAGCCCTTCCTCATCTCAACTGGTGAATGACCTGAACCCGGCTTTGCTGTACGATGCTACAAGTAAGGATGCCATGCTGATGCGGCGTAAGGTTGTGCGCGGGGGCTCATGGAAAGATAATGGCGAAATGCTGAACACCGATACCCGCAGTTTTGATGACCAGGAAGCCGCACATTCCTATATCGGTTTCCGCTGTGTGATGGCCGCCTTTGAACTCACCGGCGAACAGGTTAAAACCAGGAAATACACTAAAAAGTAA
- the gldN gene encoding gliding motility protein GldN: protein MNMLKKVTAVILLLMGTCIHKNFAQSAPDSTVTDTLPSFDSYLQKADLSQARPFPYPKTNPANIRMYARIWRVIDLADSSNAILAIPGHSLMEAIMKGLTTGKLTPYEKDDFKKKLTAKQGSMRFTDSVLVPKFDKDGNQISSKMVLNDFNPDRITRFRIEEDVYFDRQRGKVDTRIIGLAPMMNITGTADLPGNMASAPAFWLYFPQLRFALVQEDVSEPDKGIFDVTLDDVFMQQKFSAYLIRQFSPGNAESGQLDPGSPEALKLQQKIADLKKNIWKNPRGINDKNLVNQTQNNKEEKP, encoded by the coding sequence ATGAACATGCTGAAAAAAGTAACTGCAGTAATCCTACTGCTTATGGGAACCTGCATTCATAAAAATTTCGCGCAGTCGGCGCCGGATAGTACGGTAACCGATACGCTGCCATCATTCGATAGCTACCTGCAAAAGGCCGATCTGAGCCAGGCCAGGCCATTTCCTTATCCTAAAACCAATCCGGCAAATATCAGGATGTATGCCAGGATCTGGCGGGTTATTGATCTGGCCGATAGTTCGAACGCTATACTGGCCATCCCTGGTCATTCATTAATGGAAGCCATTATGAAGGGCTTAACTACCGGAAAGCTTACGCCCTATGAAAAAGATGATTTTAAAAAGAAGCTGACCGCCAAACAGGGTTCCATGCGCTTTACCGACTCGGTGCTGGTGCCAAAGTTTGATAAGGATGGCAACCAGATCTCATCAAAAATGGTGCTCAATGATTTTAATCCCGACAGGATAACCCGCTTCAGGATTGAGGAAGATGTTTATTTCGACAGGCAGCGGGGTAAGGTGGATACCCGCATTATCGGCCTCGCACCCATGATGAACATCACCGGCACGGCCGATCTGCCGGGAAATATGGCATCGGCCCCGGCATTCTGGCTCTACTTCCCGCAGTTGCGTTTCGCGTTGGTACAGGAGGATGTGAGCGAGCCTGATAAGGGGATCTTCGACGTAACGCTTGATGATGTTTTCATGCAGCAAAAGTTTTCGGCCTACCTCATCAGGCAATTTTCGCCCGGTAATGCCGAAAGTGGGCAGCTGGATCCGGGTAGCCCCGAGGCGCTTAAGCTGCAACAAAAGATAGCCGATCTGAAGAAAAATATCTGGAAAAATCCACGGGGAATTAATGATAAAAACCTGGTTAATCAAACTCAAAATAATAAGGAGGAAAAGCCATGA
- the gldL gene encoding gliding motility protein GldL yields MKKSKINWLHVAISWGASIVILGAMFKINHWGGQAGTYMIGLGLTVEAMLFFTLGFFPPAQEPEWERVYPELAVDYDGGPVNKSRMMPVAGGQTAALDKLLTDADLNELSISRLGEGLKVFAEKVDRINTIADVSLGTDEFSVKLKQAASKFDLFGIAFERATSGLSAIADSRADTNAYQHQVAKLTGNLVQLNALYESELKGADENLKQVNNFYHGLSKTLQNLNESADDSRQFKDEVNKLAKNISALNVFYANMLSAMNQPRV; encoded by the coding sequence ATGAAAAAGAGCAAAATTAACTGGCTTCACGTAGCCATATCATGGGGTGCCAGTATCGTAATTCTTGGTGCTATGTTTAAAATTAATCATTGGGGTGGCCAGGCGGGTACTTACATGATAGGCTTGGGACTTACCGTAGAGGCCATGCTGTTTTTTACCCTCGGATTTTTCCCACCGGCGCAGGAACCCGAATGGGAAAGGGTATACCCCGAACTGGCTGTTGATTACGATGGAGGGCCGGTAAATAAGTCACGAATGATGCCTGTGGCAGGCGGCCAAACAGCAGCGCTTGATAAGCTTTTAACCGATGCTGATTTGAACGAGCTGAGCATCAGCAGGCTTGGCGAAGGCCTGAAAGTGTTTGCCGAAAAGGTTGACCGCATCAATACCATTGCTGATGTGTCCTTAGGTACCGATGAGTTTTCGGTAAAGCTGAAGCAGGCCGCATCCAAATTTGATTTGTTTGGGATTGCTTTTGAGCGGGCGACATCTGGACTTTCGGCCATTGCCGATAGCCGTGCCGATACCAATGCTTATCAGCACCAGGTGGCAAAGCTTACAGGCAACCTGGTACAACTTAATGCCCTGTATGAGTCGGAACTGAAAGGTGCCGATGAAAACCTGAAACAGGTAAATAACTTTTACCACGGATTAAGCAAGACCCTGCAAAACCTTAATGAATCGGCAGATGACAGCAGGCAGTTTAAGGATGAGGTTAACAAGCTGGCCAAAAATATATCGGCATTAAATGTTTTTTATGCCAATATGCTTTCGGCTATGAACCAGCCCCGCGTGTAA
- the gldM gene encoding gliding motility protein GldM: MAIAGKETTRQKMINIMYLVLLAMLALNVSSSILDAFKTINDSLTASAANVGNSVQQLFTAFEQTRLKESPERAAPIYQKAKAAQKVSAGLNDLITQIKNELVNQSSGYDELTGDLKERDNLDIGYNVMINKKRAKALKEKINDTREKLKLLLGKEDSSAVSFTLSANDPVKHNGNAKTWEELNFGEGVPLTADFTILSKIQADNKNAESEVVKKILGKMDRAIVNLDKFEAVAVAPTSYLIQGQPYKAQVFLTAYDSRSTPQMEVGGSPISVTDGRGVYNASTSKEGVFSWKGTIKVKQTDGSIKTYTTPEQQYMVARPSAVVSPDKMNVFYIGVDNPVSVSVPGIPSKNIRIGISAGTLSGTSGKYVARVNTPGMVTVTVSAEIFPGKTEVLSRTQFRAKRVPDPIAKFSGRSGGGVPTVALKAQDAIYATLDNFDFDARFKITRFSLIIANPRESASVQVTSGNALSNEMQASLSSIKPGSHVIFDNIIAVGPDGAPRQLAPVALTAN, from the coding sequence ATGGCTATTGCAGGAAAGGAAACCACCAGGCAAAAGATGATCAATATCATGTACCTGGTGCTGTTGGCAATGCTGGCGCTAAATGTGTCTTCCTCTATTTTAGATGCCTTTAAAACCATTAACGATAGCTTAACCGCCTCGGCGGCTAACGTTGGTAATTCGGTACAGCAATTGTTTACGGCTTTTGAACAAACCCGGCTTAAAGAATCGCCCGAAAGGGCAGCGCCCATCTACCAAAAGGCGAAAGCGGCCCAAAAGGTAAGCGCCGGGTTAAATGATCTCATTACCCAGATAAAGAACGAGCTGGTTAATCAAAGTTCGGGCTACGATGAACTTACCGGCGATTTAAAGGAGCGGGATAACCTGGATATAGGTTATAATGTGATGATTAACAAAAAAAGGGCAAAAGCACTCAAAGAAAAGATTAACGATACCCGCGAAAAACTTAAGCTGCTGCTGGGCAAGGAAGATAGCAGCGCAGTATCGTTTACACTGAGCGCCAATGATCCTGTTAAGCACAACGGAAATGCCAAAACCTGGGAGGAGCTGAATTTTGGCGAGGGCGTACCCCTGACAGCAGATTTTACTATACTTTCAAAAATACAGGCCGATAATAAAAACGCCGAGTCGGAAGTGGTGAAAAAGATCCTGGGCAAGATGGACAGGGCCATTGTTAACCTGGATAAGTTTGAGGCAGTGGCCGTAGCGCCAACTTCATACCTCATCCAGGGGCAGCCGTACAAGGCCCAGGTTTTTTTAACAGCCTATGATTCCCGGTCGACCCCACAAATGGAGGTTGGCGGCAGTCCGATCAGCGTTACCGATGGCCGGGGTGTATATAATGCTTCAACCAGCAAGGAAGGTGTTTTTAGCTGGAAAGGTACCATCAAGGTGAAACAAACCGATGGTAGCATAAAAACCTATACCACGCCCGAGCAGCAGTATATGGTTGCCCGGCCCTCGGCAGTGGTATCGCCCGATAAGATGAACGTTTTTTATATCGGTGTAGATAATCCCGTGTCGGTATCTGTACCGGGTATCCCCTCAAAAAATATCAGGATAGGTATTTCGGCAGGTACATTAAGCGGTACTTCGGGTAAATATGTAGCCAGGGTAAACACTCCCGGCATGGTAACCGTAACAGTATCGGCAGAGATTTTTCCCGGCAAAACGGAGGTACTGAGCCGCACACAATTCAGGGCTAAAAGGGTCCCGGACCCTATCGCTAAATTTTCGGGCAGGTCGGGTGGGGGCGTTCCAACGGTAGCGCTAAAAGCGCAGGACGCCATTTATGCCACATTGGATAATTTTGATTTTGATGCGCGGTTTAAGATCACCCGTTTCAGTTTGATCATTGCCAATCCGCGTGAAAGTGCCTCGGTACAGGTTACCTCTGGAAATGCCCTGAGTAATGAAATGCAGGCTTCGCTCAGTAGTATCAAACCGGGTTCGCACGTAATTTTTGATAACATTATAGCAGTTGGCCCGGATGGAGCGCCAAGGCAACTGGCCCCGGTGGCTTTGACGGCTAATTAG
- a CDS encoding PepSY-like domain-containing protein: MKSFYATLMVLGTVICLASCKKENASKSGSTGVSSSAIGSTGAIAISLASGSTDSVYMVGCYGRHNQIDTVASSALPTAIGTYLTANYSGYTFKKAYAIDSASTVVNYVVVIKYNSALVGLKFTAAGTFVNILEQREGMDLKGQGWHMGGPFDNRDGRHRDTVAISALPAAVSSYFSATYPTDTLLHASVAPDNVYILISKNGVLYSTAVTAAGKLVKRVQIEKHDLRHAAVTEANLPAAIATYLTTTYPGYVFDKAFSETSNGTLQGYVVFITSNSTRYAIIFNASGTFVKALPIH, from the coding sequence ATGAAATCCTTTTACGCTACACTAATGGTGTTGGGTACAGTTATCTGCCTGGCATCATGCAAAAAGGAGAACGCCTCAAAATCAGGTTCAACCGGCGTTTCTTCATCAGCCATCGGCTCAACGGGTGCTATTGCTATCAGCCTTGCATCCGGAAGTACCGATAGTGTTTATATGGTTGGCTGCTATGGCAGGCATAATCAAATAGATACCGTTGCTTCAAGTGCCTTACCAACCGCTATAGGCACCTACCTTACAGCCAATTACAGCGGCTACACTTTTAAAAAGGCATATGCCATTGATAGCGCAAGCACCGTTGTTAACTACGTTGTAGTAATCAAATACAACAGTGCCCTTGTTGGCCTTAAATTTACAGCTGCCGGCACCTTTGTAAACATCCTTGAACAACGCGAAGGCATGGACCTTAAAGGACAAGGCTGGCATATGGGTGGCCCTTTTGACAACCGCGACGGCAGACACCGCGACACTGTTGCAATTTCGGCATTGCCTGCTGCTGTGAGCAGTTACTTTTCGGCAACCTATCCAACAGATACCTTGCTGCATGCTTCTGTAGCCCCCGACAATGTTTATATCTTGATCAGCAAAAACGGCGTACTTTATTCAACCGCTGTAACTGCCGCAGGCAAACTGGTTAAACGTGTTCAAATTGAAAAACACGATTTAAGACATGCCGCTGTTACCGAAGCAAACCTTCCGGCAGCTATTGCTACATACCTAACCACTACCTATCCCGGTTATGTATTTGACAAAGCATTTTCTGAAACATCCAACGGTACCTTACAAGGTTATGTTGTGTTCATTACATCAAACAGTACCAGGTACGCGATAATTTTTAACGCTTCGGGTACATTTGTTAAAGCCCTGCCTATCCACTAA